The genomic stretch TCGCTGGTGCAGGAGAACCTGGAGCTGTTCGGCGCGCCGCGGGCGACCAGGGCGGACCGGGACCGGATCAAGGACCGGCTGCCGCAGGTCGAGTTCGAGTCCGGCGTCCGCAAGGAGATGCCCGAGACGCCTTCGAAGGGCAGCACGGACGACTGCAACGTGTCGTGGCTGACGCCGCTGGGCGCCTTCCGGATGGCCTGCGTGGCAAAGGGCACACGCGGGCACCACCGCGACTACACGTTCCAGACGAACCTTCCGTTCGCCTACCGCGGCATGCAGCGCACGGCCGAGGTGATGGCCGGCACGGCCTGGGACCTGGCCACACGGCCGGCTGTGCTCGGGGAGGTTCGCGCCGAGTTCGAGAAGGCCACGAAGGGCTTCACCTACGACCCGCTGGTGCCGAAGCGCCAGCGGCCGCCGATCAAGGACGTGTGACCGGGCCGCCCGGTCCCGAATCGCAGGGCGCAAGTTGCCGACGAAGCGCCCGGTAGTCCGTCTTGCCTGTGCCGAGCAGAGGGATTTCCTCCACACGCACGACTCGCCGAACGCTGTGCAGGCCCGACAGGCCGGCTTCCCGAATCTGCCGATTGACCTCGCCGCGATCGACCTCGAACGTGGCAAACAGCACGATCTCCGGTTGTCCCTCGTCCGCGGTGGCGTCGACGGCGAGCACCGGGCCGCCTTCCGAGCCGTAGTGCGCCTCCAGAACGGTCTCGACGGCCGGCAGCGACACCATCTCGCCGCCGATCTTCGCGAAGCGCTTCAAGCGGCCGCGGAAGGTCAGCACGCCCCCATCGTCCTCGCTGACCAGGTCGCCGGTCCTGTACCAGTCGGCACCCTCGAGGGACACGAACGGCGACGGGCCGTCGTACTCCATGTAGCCGCCGAAGACGCTCGGGCCGCGCACGAGGAGCATCCCGCGTTGCCCGCGCCGCACGCGCTCTCCAGTCTCCATGTTCACAATCGCGTAGTCCAGGGACGGCAGGACCTTGCCGATCGATCCGCGCACCGGCGCGTCCTCGACGTTGACCGCCACGACGGGGGAGCATTCGGTGACTCCGTAGCCCTCCAGGACGGTCAGGTGCGGGTACTGCGCGGCCAGGGCGTCGTAGACGCGCTCGGGGCACTTGTCCGCTCCCGTGACGGCCAGGCGCAGCGAGTTCAGCATGCGCGGATCGGCGACGCGGACGATCCCATGCAGGAAGGACGGCGTGCCGACCATGAGCGTCAGCCGGTAGGCCTCGATGAGCCGGGCCAGCATCCCGGCCTCGGTCGGGTCGGCGTGGTAGGCGACCGGGATCCCGGTACAGAGCGGCATCAGCATCGTGACCGTCAGCCCGAAGGAGTGGAACGGCGGCAGCATGCCGAGGATGCTGTCCGTCTGCCGCAGGGCCACGTGGTTGAGGAGGTCGCGCATGTTGGCCAGCAGGTTGGCATGGCTCAGCGGCACGGCCTTCGGCAGGCTCTCGGATCCGCTGGTGAACAGCACCACGGCGGGCTCGGGGGCCCGGACGCGGTGCAGTGCGCGCCAGCCGGTGTGCGAGGCCACGACGGCCCGCAGCTTGCGGCCGGTGCCGATGCGCCGGCCGAGGTCCTCGGCGTGGACGAAGCGGTCGGACAGCGCGCTCAGGTCGATCCCGCGCTCGGCCAGGCGTGCCAGGAGAGCGCCGCTGGTCAGCACGTGCCGGACGCCGGCCAGGTCGAGCGAATGCCCCACGTTGCGCGCGCCGGTGGTCCAGTTGACCATGACGGGCGTCTTGCCGGCGAACAGGGCGGTCAGGTAGAAGACCGAGGCGGCCGCCGAGGCCGGCAGCATGATGCCGACGCGCGGGCCGTCGAGGCGTTCCATCTCCGGCCGGAGCGCGCAGACGGCGGTGAGCAGATCGCGATAGGTCTTCACACCGGTGATCTGGTCGGCGATGACCGGTCGGTCCGGAAAGCGGTGCGCCGCGTGAAGAAACGCCTCCAGGATGGTGTTTCCGACGGGAGGCTCGACACGGCCGGACGGCCGGGGCGCGAACCACGCACGGGCGATGGGCCTGAGTTCCGCCGGCTCGGCGGTGACCGCGTCGCCGCAGGCGGCCAGCAGCAGGTCGGCGACCGTCTGGAGCGAATCCGGGTCTCCGGCCGGCAGGCCGAACTCGCCCTCGGCCCAGGCGATCAGTTCGGCGCGCGCCAGGCTGTCCAGCCCCAGGTCGCGTGCCAGGTGGTCGCCGTCGCCGATGTCCGGCAGGCCCGTCAGTTCGCGCAGGTGCTCGCGCACGATGTGCCGGGTTGCCTCGGGCACGTGCTCGGTGTCGCGGCCGGAGGCGCCCAGGCGGGGCTCCTGCATGACGCGCGTGCCGCCGTGCTCCCAGATGGTGTACGGAACGTAGGTGGCGGCGGGCGCATCGGCGTTGTAGAACGCCTCCAGGCAGGCGTTGAGGGCGTCCGGGCCGGCGTCGCGCGGTAGGTCGGCCGGCTCGACGAACTCGATGGTCACCCGGCGCTTCGGGGCGAAGAAGACGCCGCTGAGCAGCAGCCTGCCGATCCCGAATCGCAGCGTCCCGGCCACGTCCGGCGGGTGCCCGTGGGCCCAACTGAACCGGCTGCCCCACAGCCCGCGCGTGCGCACGAGCACGACGCGGGCGTCGGGGGCCAGGGACAGGATGCGACCGGCGGCGGTGTTGCCGCGCAGGTTCTCCGTCCGCGCGCGGTAGGCGTGCCCCGAGGGATAGAGCAGCACGCAACGTCCGTCGCGGAGACAGGAGGCGAAGTCCTCCAGCGCCTGTTCGATGTGGGGCCGTGCCTGGGGGCCGCGCTTCGCAATGCTCGGGACCGCACGCACGCCGAGGCGGCGCGCCACGCGGCGGATGAAGAAACGGTCGACCTGGTCGGCGTCGGCCCAGGTGCGCGGCGCGAACCGCGGGAAGAGCAGGGCCGTGAGCATGATGGGATCGATCAGGGCCGGGTGGTTCGGCATGAGCAGGATGGCGTTCCGGCCTCGTGCGGCGACCTGGCGCAGTCCGGTGACCCGAACGCGGTAACGGAGGCGGATCAGGCTGCGGGCCAGCCCCATGAGGAACCGGTCCAGGGGGTTGTGGCGTCCGGGCGGCAGAACCACGGCCCCGATGCCGAGTGCCGCCAGGAACGCCGCCACGGCCGCCAGGGCGATCCTCGCTTCCATACTCATCCGACTGTCGTCTCCGCGAGGGAGAGGGGTCCGGACCGCGCGCCATTATAGGAGACCGGACCCGGAGGAGAAAGGCCGGCGAGGCCGCCGGCCTACGCCTTCCGGGCGAGGCGCAGCACCTTCAGGAAGGCGAACAACCCCATCCCCAGCATCAGGGCCGCCGCGCCGAACACGATCCCGACCCTCACCCACGGCACCTCGTGCGTCTCCATGACCGTGCCGACGACGCCGAAGCCGGCGACGACGATCAGCGCCCCGGGAAGCATGCAGAGCCAGGACCAGAACAGGTAGGTCGGGAACCGGACCGGCGTCAGCCCGAACGCGTAGTTCTGCACGTTGAAGGGCACAACGGGCAGCAGGCGCATCAGAGCGACCACGCAGGCGCCGTGCAGCCGGACGAGCGGGTCCAGCCGGCACGCCTTCGGGTGGCGCCGGATCCACTGCCCGGCCGCCTCGCCCGCCAGGTAGCGGGCGATTACGAAGGCGACGGCGGCGCCCAGCGTCTTGGCGATCGAGATGCACACGAAGGCGACGACCGGATGGAACAGGAGCGCCCCGACGGCGCTGAACGCGGACCCGGGCACCAGGCAGACGGCGGCGCCCGCGCGGATCAGGATGTAGGCGAGCGGCGCGGCAGGCCCCAGCGTGCGGATCCACGCCTGCAGCTCCGGCAGTCGGCGCCCGAGCCCCAGCAGCATGGCCGCGACCGTCGTGAGGACCAGGACGGCCAGCAGGACCAGGGCCTTCCAGGCATCGGAGGCGCGCGCGGGGGACACGACCTGGCCGAGGGCATTCTCGGCCGGCACCTCCGTGTCGGTTCTGCCTTCCATCCGAGCCGATCAGCCTCCGCTGTGACCGGCAAAGGAACCGGCAGCCCGTCGTCGGGGCTGCCGGTCTGCCGGGATGTGTGCGCCGGGACGAGCGCGGCGGCCTGGTGCCCCCTCAGAAGGGCAGAACCGGGTGGTAGACCGGGCCCTGGCGAGGTTTGTCCCGCCACCACGGCCAGTCGCCTTCACCGAGCGTCCTCAGGTCGTCGTCGCCGCACAGGTCGTAGTTGAAAAAGCCCAGGAAGAAATCGGCGATCTCGCCGTAGCGTATGTTGCCGCCGAGGCCGAACCAACCCAGGTGCAGGTAGTGGATGCAGGAGATGCCGTAGGCGGGCCGCCGTTCGGGCCGGGCGACCCAGCCGAGGATGCCGGCATACCACTGGTGCAGGGTCTCCGGCTTGTCCGGGTCGTATTCGTTGCCCCAGCCGACCTCGCTGTAGCTCCACGGCCCGAGCCCCAGGGTCCGGTAGTAGTGCCTCTGCATCCCGATCCTGTCGCCGCCCCAGCCGATGAACTGGCCGTCGCACTTGCCGGCTCCGAAGGCCACCACGCCGGCGCCGCAGACGTAGAACGCGGCATAGGGATCCGAAGAGACCATCACGCCGAGGTCCGCGATCTGCGCCGCGTCGCGGCAGCGATCTCCCAGGTACGCGCAGCCCGGAGCGGCCAGGAGAGACAGCGCCAGGGCCAATCCAGCGATCAAAAGCGTCCGCCTGTTCTGCGGCACAGCAGAATCCTCCACCCGTGTGGTTGCCCGCACCGGCCGCGGGCCCTTCCCGCGGCCGATGCGGTGGTTCCATGTAAAGCATACCTGGGCGCGGAGGGCGGCGTCACGCGACGCCCGATTCCGTGCCGGATGCGTCGTTCACCTGGGCATCGTCTGAAGGTGTACTTCCCGCGCGAGGACGTCCGAGGGGTCCGCCCCCGTGTTGAAGATATGCGCCAGTTCCAGGTTGCTGACGGCCCGCAGCAACGGGTAGCGTTCCCGGCGGTTCAGCAGCACCTCCCGGATGGCCCCGCTGAGGACCTCCCAGTGCACCTCGTTGCCGGGACGATCGGCGAAGGGGCTGTTGGGCCAGTCGTGGCCGGACAGCCGCACGACGGTCGTCGGCTGGTGGAAGTACCAGTACTCGATGCTGGCGGCAAAGGCGTCGATGCGTTCCTGCGGGTCGGCGGCGTCATACTCGTAGCGCAGATCGCCGGCGGCGCGCGGGCTGGCCAGGTGGGCCTCGATGCCGGCGGCCCAGTCCCCGTAACCCCTACCCGGATGGAACGGCGGCGCCATCAGGTCCCAGCCTGCGAACGTCGGGACGTTGACGCGCGTGGAGATGTCCGTACTGAAGTTCGCCTCCCTGCGAATCTGGTTCATGTCGCGCCGGGAACGCACGACGTCGCCCGGGCGCTGGAAGCCGCCGCCGCCGCCCTTGAACCCATAGATCTTGTCCAGACCCAGGATGTAGGCGCGCAGCCAGTTGTTGCAGCCGGCGTAGTTGGCGCGCAGTTCGTCATCCGTCATGGCGCGGATGGTCCGGCCGTCCGGGTTGTGGTACATGGTGTGGTTCGCGACTTCGGCGCCGCGGTCGAAGCAGCGCTGCACGAGCACGCGGTGATACTCGTGGTCGTGGCGCGACATCGGAGCGTAGTAGATCGTGAAGGCCCAGCGCACGTCCTCGGCCGCCAGTTCCTCCACCAGGCCCGCGATGCGCTCCATCGCCTCGACCGTCGCGCAGTCGTCGAACCAGCCGTGCAGGTAGCGGAACTCCCCGTAGGTGTCCTCAGGGACCGGCGGGGCCGGGGGCTCGGTCAGCGCGGCGACCGGGGCCGGCAGGGGCCCGAACCGCTCGATCCCGGACCGTATCGCCCGGAACGTGCTCGGCTCGGTCTCCGTGCCGATGGCCGCCACCAGCAGCGGCAGCGAACTCGGGTCTCCGAGATCGGCCAGAAGCTGCGCGGCCAGGCGCCGGACGGCGGCGTCTTCGTGGCGGAGGGCTTCCTGCAGATGCGCCAGGCCCTCGGGGTCCTCCAGCCGTGCCAGCGCGGACGCCAGGTGGAGCCGGAAGAAAAAGTGGTCGCGCGGCCGGCTGTAGCGTTCATACCAGAGCTTGATCCCCGGGATGACCGACTTGTCGCCGATGGCGCCCAGCGCCTCGCAGGCCATCTGGAACACCTTGTACTCGCGCTCCCACTGCACCGCCCCGGTCTCCTCGTCATACTCCTTCGGGGGCAGGACGCGTTGCACGATGATCTCGGCCCCGCCTTCGGGCTTGAACTTCGCCAGGCCCAGCACGCACTGGTACTGATGCTCGTGGTCGCGCGTGGTCGCCAGGGACTCCTTGAAGACTTCAGCCACCCGCTCATCGCCGAACTTCACCAGCAGCGCCAACGTCCAGATGGGCGCGTGCATGCCGATGGCGTCGTTCTTCTCGAGGGCCACCCGGACGATCTCCTCCCGGGAGGGCTCGTCGCCGATGTGCCAGAGCGCGCGCAGGGCGAAGAAGCCCGGGCTGTCCTCGCCGAAGAACTCCTGCTCCCGGGCGATGCGAATGCAGGCGGGGATGGCCTCCTTGAGGTCCATGTAGAGGGCCGCCTTCAGGGCCATGGACCGGACCATCTTGTGGTCGGCGGTCTCCAGGCAGTCCACGACGGTGGCCCGCCCGGCCTCGCTGCCGAGGCGGTGAAGGGCCAGGGCGGCGGCCAGGCGGTTGAAGTGCTCCTCGAAGCGAAGGTCCTCGTTCGGCCCATAGTCTGCCGGCCGGTAGGTCAGAGCCTCCGTGAGTGCCGGAATGGCCTCGGGAGAGCCGATCCGCTCCAGCACGGCGATCGCGCACCGCCGCACCGGCCGGGAGCTGTCCGTCATCGCCTCGATCACCGCCGGAAGGGCCGTCTCGTCGTGCGTGAAAACCAGTTGCGCGATGGCGGCCTCGCGCACCCCAGGATTGCGGTCCCGCAGGGCCTCGCAGAAGGTCGCGATGTGCCGCGGGTCGTTCTCGAGTCCCAGCCGGTAGAGCCGGCCGACAACCTCCCCTCTCTCCTCGAACGTGAAATGCCCCGTCTGACGACGCGCCGTCTGAACGGTTCCGGTCGCCGAACATCCGGCCAGAACCACCAGGAGGGCCAGAGCCGAGCCGAATGCCCTCATCGCAGGCTCCTTCCGTGCAGGCAAGAGATGCTGTCCGACCATGCAGTCGCGGACCTCACAGGATCAAGCCGGAGACGCCGGCCTCGCCTCAGGCTACTTCGGCGGCCGTCGGCCTGTCAAGGGCAGTCGTGCGCTCCCCCCAGAAGCGTAGCGCCGGGCGTCCTTGTCCGGCGGCCGGGGCTGCGCGTGCACGTGGAGGGCCGTGCTCCGTCGCGGCCGGGGATGGCCGGGCCGGCCACATGCGCGGGCGGGCACGACGGAGCATGCCCCTCCACGGCGTGAGGCGCCCGTGCCCGGAACCCGGCCAGGATTACCCGGACCGCTCAACCCAGCTCCAGCAGCAGCGACTGCAGGAACGGCTGCACGTCCGTCACGATGCCGAGCGCCTGGGCCGTGCCGCGGTCCGCCAGCTTGGTGACCGCCGCCGGCTGGATGTCCACGCACACGACCCGCGTCGAGGCGGGCAGCATGTTGCCGGTGGCGACCGAATGCAGCAGCGTCGCCACCATGATGGCCAGGCCCACCTTGCGGCAGCGGCGGCGCATCTGATGCTGGGCCTGGACGGAGTCCGTGATGACGTCGGGCAGGGGGCCGTCGTCGCGGATCGAGCCGGCCAGAACGAAGTCGACGCCATGCGTGACGCACGCGTGCATGATGCCGCTGTGCAGGAGACCTGTGCGTACGGCGGCCCGGATGCCGCCGGCCTGGCGGATGGCGTTGATCGAGCGCAGGTGGTTCTCGTGGCCCGCCCGTGTGACGGCGCCTTCGCGCATGGACACGCCCAGGGAGGTGCCCATGAGCGCGCACTCGACATCGTGCACGGCCAGCGCGTTGCCGGAGAAAAGCACCTGCACGTAGCCGGCCGCGATGAGCTTCTCAAACAGCGGCCCCGCGCCCGAGTGCACCAGCGCCGGCCCGCACACCCAGAGCACGGGCCGCCCCGCCTCCCGCTCCTGGCGTAGCATGGCGGCCACGTGGGCGATGAGCACCCGCTTCGGCTTCTCGGTGGACACGTCGCTGGTCATGAAGCCGAACTCGCCCGGGCCGCGGCGGGGTGCCGGCGGCGTCACGTGCACGCCTCCGCGCCCGACGACGATCCGGTCGCCCTTGCGCACATCGGCCATCTTGAGCGTGCGCGCACTGCGGGGGGATTCCGACACGACGATGCCGCTGTCCATCTGCGGGTTCTTCACGCGCACCCACCGTCCGCCCAGGTACACGGAGGTCGGCAGGTTCGTTGTGACGTAGAAGCCTTCGGGGAAGACGCCGTCGCGCGGCGCGGGCTTCAGCGTGACGGGCCGGCGCTCGACGGGCTGGGCGCCCAGCCGCGCGACGGCCTGCAGGATGGTCTCCAGCTTCTTGGGGCTGTCGTGCGTCAGCAGCAGCCGCGCG from Candidatus Brocadiaceae bacterium encodes the following:
- a CDS encoding AMP-binding protein — encoded protein: MSMEARIALAAVAAFLAALGIGAVVLPPGRHNPLDRFLMGLARSLIRLRYRVRVTGLRQVAARGRNAILLMPNHPALIDPIMLTALLFPRFAPRTWADADQVDRFFIRRVARRLGVRAVPSIAKRGPQARPHIEQALEDFASCLRDGRCVLLYPSGHAYRARTENLRGNTAAGRILSLAPDARVVLVRTRGLWGSRFSWAHGHPPDVAGTLRFGIGRLLLSGVFFAPKRRVTIEFVEPADLPRDAGPDALNACLEAFYNADAPAATYVPYTIWEHGGTRVMQEPRLGASGRDTEHVPEATRHIVREHLRELTGLPDIGDGDHLARDLGLDSLARAELIAWAEGEFGLPAGDPDSLQTVADLLLAACGDAVTAEPAELRPIARAWFAPRPSGRVEPPVGNTILEAFLHAAHRFPDRPVIADQITGVKTYRDLLTAVCALRPEMERLDGPRVGIMLPASAAASVFYLTALFAGKTPVMVNWTTGARNVGHSLDLAGVRHVLTSGALLARLAERGIDLSALSDRFVHAEDLGRRIGTGRKLRAVVASHTGWRALHRVRAPEPAVVLFTSGSESLPKAVPLSHANLLANMRDLLNHVALRQTDSILGMLPPFHSFGLTVTMLMPLCTGIPVAYHADPTEAGMLARLIEAYRLTLMVGTPSFLHGIVRVADPRMLNSLRLAVTGADKCPERVYDALAAQYPHLTVLEGYGVTECSPVVAVNVEDAPVRGSIGKVLPSLDYAIVNMETGERVRRGQRGMLLVRGPSVFGGYMEYDGPSPFVSLEGADWYRTGDLVSEDDGGVLTFRGRLKRFAKIGGEMVSLPAVETVLEAHYGSEGGPVLAVDATADEGQPEIVLFATFEVDRGEVNRQIREAGLSGLHSVRRVVRVEEIPLLGTGKTDYRALRRQLAPCDSGPGGPVTRP
- a CDS encoding TIGR00300 family protein; the protein is MAQEIVEVRGHLIDSRILPGILDVIMAHEGRFEVQRFDVGATAEDSSFARLLLTHDSPKKLETILQAVARLGAQPVERRPVTLKPAPRDGVFPEGFYVTTNLPTSVYLGGRWVRVKNPQMDSGIVVSESPRSARTLKMADVRKGDRIVVGRGGVHVTPPAPRRGPGEFGFMTSDVSTEKPKRVLIAHVAAMLRQEREAGRPVLWVCGPALVHSGAGPLFEKLIAAGYVQVLFSGNALAVHDVECALMGTSLGVSMREGAVTRAGHENHLRSINAIRQAGGIRAAVRTGLLHSGIMHACVTHGVDFVLAGSIRDDGPLPDVITDSVQAQHQMRRRCRKVGLAIMVATLLHSVATGNMLPASTRVVCVDIQPAAVTKLADRGTAQALGIVTDVQPFLQSLLLELG
- a CDS encoding TVP38/TMEM64 family protein → MEGRTDTEVPAENALGQVVSPARASDAWKALVLLAVLVLTTVAAMLLGLGRRLPELQAWIRTLGPAAPLAYILIRAGAAVCLVPGSAFSAVGALLFHPVVAFVCISIAKTLGAAVAFVIARYLAGEAAGQWIRRHPKACRLDPLVRLHGACVVALMRLLPVVPFNVQNYAFGLTPVRFPTYLFWSWLCMLPGALIVVAGFGVVGTVMETHEVPWVRVGIVFGAAALMLGMGLFAFLKVLRLARKA